A single window of Betta splendens chromosome 11, fBetSpl5.4, whole genome shotgun sequence DNA harbors:
- the nr1d2b gene encoding nuclear receptor subfamily 1 group D member 2b isoform X2 — MESTKAGVIAYISSSSSSSSPESCHSDSSNGSYQSSSPPHNSPSHRHLLAQTTDSTLRTSGPNLPGKNARSSSAKSGITKINGLVLLCKVCGDVASGFHYGVHACEGCKGFFRRSIQQNIQYKKCLKNESCPIMRINRNRCQQCRFKKCLMVGMSRDSVRFGRIPKREKQRMLLEMQSAMNNMMNNSQLHSSQELAVDKPLQANATEPLSEDPGPTPSCSPPSSPRSSQSDSSLDREPAVAMDTGSSSDSPSASDSGEEEVIGSVTRAHQETFMYNQEQSSLSAEAPSASRSLNNGSAQNTTIHQTGDQQETWNQQNNLVTLAAQSPSSGQGPQVTEDNNSNLCPFKLSGSTVSHCPTYIHGAFRGAAIQGATNRAYTGPLWRGGNRMHLVCPMNTSPHVDPQKSGHEVWEEFSHSFTPAVREVVEFAKKIPGFRDLSQHDQVSLLKAGTFEVLVVRFASLLFDVKERTVTFLGGKKYSVDTLRAMGASDLLNSMFDFSEKLLNLGLSGEEMSLFTAVVLVSADRSGIENVNSVEALQETLIRALRSLITKNHPNESSIFTKLLLKLPDLRSLNNMHSEQLLAFKVHS; from the exons ATGGAGTCAACCAAAGCTG GCGTGATAGCCTACATCAGCTCATCCAGCTCCTCGTCCAGCCCAGAGTCCTGCCACAGCGACTCCTCCAATGGCAGCTACCAGTCGTCCTCCCCGCCCCACAACTCGCCCAGCCACCGCCACCTGCTGGCTCAGACGACTGACTCCACGCTCCGCACCAGTGGGCCGAACCTTCCAGGGAAAAATGCTCGCTCCTCCTCCGCAAAAAGTGGCATCACAA AAATCAACGGTCTGGTGCTGCTTTGTAAGGTCTGTGGCGACGTGGCCTCTGGTTTCCACTATGGTGTTCACGCCTGTGAGGGCTGCAAG GGCTTCTTCAGGAGGAGCATCCAGCAGAACATCCAGTACAAGAAGTGCCTTAAGAATGAGAGCTGCCCCATCATGAGGATCAACAGGAACCGCTGTCAGCAGTGCCGCTTCAAGAAATGTCTGATGGTGGGGATGTCCAGAGACT CTGTGCGTTTTGGACGAATCCCAAAGCGGGAGAAACAGCGCATGTTGCTGGAGATGCAGAGTGCCATGAACAACATGATGAACAACAGCCAGCTGCACAGCAGCCAGGAGTTAGCCGTTGACAAACCCCTTCAGGCCAATGCTACAGAACCTTTGTCTGAGGACCCAGGCCCCACACCGTCGTGCTCCCCACCCTCCTCGCCACGCTCCAGCCAGTCGGACTCCAGCTTGGACCGCGAGCCTGCTGTGGCAATGGACACCGGCTCCAGCTCGGACTCCCCAAGTGCATCTGacagtggggaggaggaggtgatcggATCAGTGACCAGGGCTCACCAGGAGACCTTCATGTACAACCAGGAGCAGAGCAGTCTGTCAGCTGAGGCTCCAAGTGCCTCAAGGTCCTTGAACAATGGCTCTGCCCAGAATACCACTATCCACCAGACAGGGGATCAGCAGGAGACCTGGAACCAACAGAACAACCTGGTCACCTTAGCAGCACAGAGCCCCTCCTCCGGCCAGGGCCCTCAAGTTACAGAGGACAACAATTCCAACCTCTGTCCTTTCAAGCTGTCTGGGAGCACCGTCAGCCACTGTCCAACTTACATACACGGAGCTTTCAGAGGTGCAGCTATACAGGGAGCCACCAACAGGGCTTACACTGGGCCCCTGTGGAGAGGAGGCAACAGGATGCATCTG GTTTGTCCAATGAACACGTCTCCTCACGTGGACCCTCAGAAATCTGGTCACGAGGTGTGGGAGGAGTTCTCCCACAGCTTCACCCCTGCTGTCAGGGAGGTGGTGGAGTTTGCCAAGAAGATCCCAGGCTTCAGAGACCTGAGTCAGCATGACCAGGTTAGCCTCCTGAAGGCGGGCACCTTTGAG GTGCTGGTGGTTCGCtttgcttctcttctcttcGATGTGAAAGAACGCACCGTGACCTTTCTGGGTGGGAAAAAGTACAGCGTGGACACTCTGAGGGCCATGGGGGCCAGCGACCTCCTTAACTCCATGTTTGACTTCAGTGAGAAGCTCCTCAATCTGGGCCTCAGTGGGGAGGAGATGAGCCTCTTCACCGCTGTTGTGCTGGTCTCTGCAG ATCGTTCTGGCATCGAAAACGTGAACTCTGTGGAAGCCCTGCAGGAGACGCTGATCCGTGCACTGAGAAGCCTCATAACCAAGAATCACCCCAATGAGTCGTCCATCTTCACCAAGCTGCTGCTCAAACTGCCTGACCTGCGCTCGCTCAACAACATGcactcagagcagctgctggccTTCAAGGTCCATTCCTGA
- the nr1d2b gene encoding nuclear receptor subfamily 1 group D member 2b isoform X1, with amino-acid sequence MESTKAAGVIAYISSSSSSSSPESCHSDSSNGSYQSSSPPHNSPSHRHLLAQTTDSTLRTSGPNLPGKNARSSSAKSGITKINGLVLLCKVCGDVASGFHYGVHACEGCKGFFRRSIQQNIQYKKCLKNESCPIMRINRNRCQQCRFKKCLMVGMSRDSVRFGRIPKREKQRMLLEMQSAMNNMMNNSQLHSSQELAVDKPLQANATEPLSEDPGPTPSCSPPSSPRSSQSDSSLDREPAVAMDTGSSSDSPSASDSGEEEVIGSVTRAHQETFMYNQEQSSLSAEAPSASRSLNNGSAQNTTIHQTGDQQETWNQQNNLVTLAAQSPSSGQGPQVTEDNNSNLCPFKLSGSTVSHCPTYIHGAFRGAAIQGATNRAYTGPLWRGGNRMHLVCPMNTSPHVDPQKSGHEVWEEFSHSFTPAVREVVEFAKKIPGFRDLSQHDQVSLLKAGTFEVLVVRFASLLFDVKERTVTFLGGKKYSVDTLRAMGASDLLNSMFDFSEKLLNLGLSGEEMSLFTAVVLVSADRSGIENVNSVEALQETLIRALRSLITKNHPNESSIFTKLLLKLPDLRSLNNMHSEQLLAFKVHS; translated from the exons ATGGAGTCAACCAAAGCTG CAGGCGTGATAGCCTACATCAGCTCATCCAGCTCCTCGTCCAGCCCAGAGTCCTGCCACAGCGACTCCTCCAATGGCAGCTACCAGTCGTCCTCCCCGCCCCACAACTCGCCCAGCCACCGCCACCTGCTGGCTCAGACGACTGACTCCACGCTCCGCACCAGTGGGCCGAACCTTCCAGGGAAAAATGCTCGCTCCTCCTCCGCAAAAAGTGGCATCACAA AAATCAACGGTCTGGTGCTGCTTTGTAAGGTCTGTGGCGACGTGGCCTCTGGTTTCCACTATGGTGTTCACGCCTGTGAGGGCTGCAAG GGCTTCTTCAGGAGGAGCATCCAGCAGAACATCCAGTACAAGAAGTGCCTTAAGAATGAGAGCTGCCCCATCATGAGGATCAACAGGAACCGCTGTCAGCAGTGCCGCTTCAAGAAATGTCTGATGGTGGGGATGTCCAGAGACT CTGTGCGTTTTGGACGAATCCCAAAGCGGGAGAAACAGCGCATGTTGCTGGAGATGCAGAGTGCCATGAACAACATGATGAACAACAGCCAGCTGCACAGCAGCCAGGAGTTAGCCGTTGACAAACCCCTTCAGGCCAATGCTACAGAACCTTTGTCTGAGGACCCAGGCCCCACACCGTCGTGCTCCCCACCCTCCTCGCCACGCTCCAGCCAGTCGGACTCCAGCTTGGACCGCGAGCCTGCTGTGGCAATGGACACCGGCTCCAGCTCGGACTCCCCAAGTGCATCTGacagtggggaggaggaggtgatcggATCAGTGACCAGGGCTCACCAGGAGACCTTCATGTACAACCAGGAGCAGAGCAGTCTGTCAGCTGAGGCTCCAAGTGCCTCAAGGTCCTTGAACAATGGCTCTGCCCAGAATACCACTATCCACCAGACAGGGGATCAGCAGGAGACCTGGAACCAACAGAACAACCTGGTCACCTTAGCAGCACAGAGCCCCTCCTCCGGCCAGGGCCCTCAAGTTACAGAGGACAACAATTCCAACCTCTGTCCTTTCAAGCTGTCTGGGAGCACCGTCAGCCACTGTCCAACTTACATACACGGAGCTTTCAGAGGTGCAGCTATACAGGGAGCCACCAACAGGGCTTACACTGGGCCCCTGTGGAGAGGAGGCAACAGGATGCATCTG GTTTGTCCAATGAACACGTCTCCTCACGTGGACCCTCAGAAATCTGGTCACGAGGTGTGGGAGGAGTTCTCCCACAGCTTCACCCCTGCTGTCAGGGAGGTGGTGGAGTTTGCCAAGAAGATCCCAGGCTTCAGAGACCTGAGTCAGCATGACCAGGTTAGCCTCCTGAAGGCGGGCACCTTTGAG GTGCTGGTGGTTCGCtttgcttctcttctcttcGATGTGAAAGAACGCACCGTGACCTTTCTGGGTGGGAAAAAGTACAGCGTGGACACTCTGAGGGCCATGGGGGCCAGCGACCTCCTTAACTCCATGTTTGACTTCAGTGAGAAGCTCCTCAATCTGGGCCTCAGTGGGGAGGAGATGAGCCTCTTCACCGCTGTTGTGCTGGTCTCTGCAG ATCGTTCTGGCATCGAAAACGTGAACTCTGTGGAAGCCCTGCAGGAGACGCTGATCCGTGCACTGAGAAGCCTCATAACCAAGAATCACCCCAATGAGTCGTCCATCTTCACCAAGCTGCTGCTCAAACTGCCTGACCTGCGCTCGCTCAACAACATGcactcagagcagctgctggccTTCAAGGTCCATTCCTGA
- the rpl15 gene encoding 60S ribosomal protein L15 — protein sequence MGAYRYMQELWRKKQSDVMRFLLRVRCWQYRQLSNLHRAPRPTRPDKARRLGYKAKQGYVIYRIRVRRGGRKRPVPKGATYGKPVHHGVNQLKFARSLQSTAEERAGRHCGALRVLNSYWVGEDSTYKFFEVILIDPFHKAVRRNPDTQWITKAVHKHREMRGLTSAGKKSRGLGKGHKFHLTIGGSRRAAWKRRNTLQLHRYR from the exons ATGGGAGCATATCGGTATATGCAGGAGTTATGGCGCAAGAAGCAGTCCGATGTGATGCGCTTCCTGCTCCGTGTCCGCTGCTGGCAGTACCGTCAGCTGTCCAACCTTCATCGTGCCCCTAGACCCACCAGACCTGACAAGGCTCGTAGGCTGGGCTACAAGGCAAAGCAGG GATACGTCATCTATCGGATCCGTGTCCGCCGTGGAGGCCGTAAACGTCCTGTGCCCAAGGGTGCTACCTATGGCAAACCAGTACACCATGGAGTTAACCAGCTCAAGTTCGCCCGCAGTCTGCAGTCCACGGCTGAG GAGCGTGCTGGCCGTCACTGTGGAGCTCTGCGCGTCCTCAACTCCTACTGGGTGGGTGAGGACTCCACCTACAAATTTTTCGAAGTGATTCTGATTGACCCATTCCACAAGGCTGTCAGACGCAACCCAGACACCCAATGGATCACAAAGGCTGTGCACAAGCACAGAGAGATGCGTGGCCTGACCTCTGCAGGCAAAAAGAGCCGTGGTCTGGGCAAGGGCCACAAGTTCCACCTCACCATTGGAGGCTCCCGCCGTGCAGCTTGGAAGAGACGCAACACTCTGCAGCTGCATCGCTATCGTTAG